In a genomic window of Tachysurus vachellii isolate PV-2020 chromosome 13, HZAU_Pvac_v1, whole genome shotgun sequence:
- the nanos1 gene encoding nanos homolog 1 yields MDFLNHSYLSARTSYDYTFNFWNDYLGLSTLVTQSSKRGPGGGASPNSITESLKATLGLDDSAPCPCAAHLDYCCCSSSCCSSSSSCGCCCPPASPPPPSLLELKERFSGLGPFRSHGVGIVGHERDAGFGGGGGGGSFAAFELFGADRKVRKTAAARAKQEPKICVFCRNNGAPEEVYGSHVLKAPDGRVVCPILRAYTCPLCSANGDNAHTIKYCPLSKEQPAPRALKGGRAVGGKRVKIF; encoded by the coding sequence ATGGATTTTTTAAACCACAGCTACTTAAGCGCGCGCACGTCCTATGACTACACGTTCAACTTCTGGAACGACTATCTGGGCCTGTCCACGCTGGTGACGCAGAGCAGCAAGCGCGGTCCCGGCGGCGGAGCGAGCCCCAACTCCATCACGGAGTCTCTGAAAGCCACACTGGGCCTGGACGACTCGGCGCCGTGCCCGTGCGCCGCGCACTTGgactactgctgctgctcttCCTCGTGctgctcctcttcctcgtcGTGCGGCTGCTGCTGTCCTCCCGCAAGCCCTCCGCCACCTTCCCTGCTTGAGCTCAAGGAACGATTCTCGGGGCTCGGTCCGTTCCGTAGCCACGGCGTGGGGATTGTAGGGCATGAGCGCGACGCGGGCttcggaggaggaggaggaggcggaAGTTTCGCGGCTTTTGAGCTGTTCGGCGCGGATAGAAAGGTGCGTAAGACGGCGGCGGCGCGCGCCAAGCAGGAGCCCAAGATCTGCGTGTTCTGTCGGAATAACGGCGCGCCTGAAGAGGTGTACGGCTCGCACGTGCTGAAGGCGCCCGACGGCCGCGTGGTGTGCCCGATCCTGCGCGCATACACGTGCCCGCTGTGCAGTGCCAACGGCGACAACGCGCACACCATCAAGTACTGTCCGCTGTCCAAGGAGCAGCCTGCGCCCCGAGCGCTCAAAGGAGGCCGGGCTGTGGGCGGTAAGCGCGTCAAAAtcttctaa